The following proteins are encoded in a genomic region of Dyadobacter sp. UC 10:
- a CDS encoding sugar MFS transporter, translating to MKEATIAVKVETLSRNETNISIFLIGVMFFIFGFISWVNSILIPYFKIACELTSFQAYLVAFAFYIAYFVMSVPSSFLLKKVGFKKGMMFGFWAMAAGAFIFVPAAMTRTYEIFLLGLFTIGIGLAILQTAANPYITILGAKERAAQRISMMGICNKAAGILSPIVFAAVILKPTDTDLFAQLSTMDDTQRGAALDELIRRVINPYIALGTFLFVLGFLVFKSPLPEIDTEHESDELASVNAGKNSIFQFPHLILGALAIFLHVGTQVIAIDTIIGYANSMGIDLLEAKVFPSYTLFCTICGYLIGIALIPKFISQVNALRVCTLLGTAFTLLIIFAKGQVDFLGHSADLSIWFVVLLGLANSLVWAGIWPLALDDLGRFTKLGASIMIMGLCGNAIMPLFYGYFADQLDVRQAYWVLLPCYLYLVYYAIWGHKLRRWGFSF from the coding sequence ATGAAAGAAGCAACAATCGCCGTCAAAGTTGAGACCCTTAGCCGAAACGAAACCAACATTTCGATCTTTCTGATCGGGGTGATGTTTTTCATTTTCGGTTTTATTTCCTGGGTCAATTCGATATTGATCCCCTATTTTAAAATCGCCTGTGAGCTGACCAGTTTTCAGGCTTATCTCGTCGCATTCGCGTTTTACATCGCCTATTTCGTCATGTCGGTACCTTCTTCCTTTTTATTAAAAAAGGTGGGTTTCAAGAAAGGTATGATGTTTGGTTTCTGGGCGATGGCGGCGGGGGCATTCATTTTCGTACCGGCAGCGATGACGCGCACTTACGAGATATTTCTCCTCGGTCTGTTCACCATCGGGATCGGATTGGCGATTTTGCAAACTGCTGCTAATCCTTACATCACCATTTTGGGCGCAAAAGAAAGAGCGGCCCAGCGGATCAGTATGATGGGGATCTGCAACAAGGCAGCGGGCATTTTGTCGCCGATCGTTTTTGCAGCAGTAATTTTAAAACCAACTGACACTGACCTCTTTGCCCAGCTCAGCACCATGGACGATACCCAGCGCGGCGCGGCGCTTGACGAGCTGATCCGCCGCGTAATCAATCCCTACATTGCTTTGGGCACTTTCCTGTTTGTGCTTGGATTTCTGGTATTCAAATCGCCCCTTCCTGAAATAGACACGGAGCACGAGAGTGACGAGCTGGCTTCTGTTAACGCGGGTAAAAACAGCATTTTCCAGTTCCCGCATTTAATCCTCGGCGCACTGGCTATCTTTCTGCACGTGGGCACGCAGGTGATTGCGATCGATACCATAATAGGTTATGCCAATTCAATGGGGATCGATCTGCTCGAGGCTAAAGTTTTTCCTTCCTACACTTTGTTCTGTACGATTTGCGGCTATTTGATCGGTATTGCATTGATACCGAAATTCATTAGTCAGGTCAATGCATTGCGTGTGTGCACATTGCTGGGAACCGCATTTACATTACTGATCATTTTTGCAAAAGGCCAGGTCGATTTCCTGGGACATAGCGCGGATCTTTCAATTTGGTTTGTGGTGTTGCTTGGTCTGGCCAATTCCCTGGTCTGGGCCGGAATATGGCCGTTGGCACTGGATGATCTGGGAAGATTTACCAAGTTGGGCGCTTCCATCATGATCATGGGGCTTTGCGGAAATGCGATCATGCCACTTTTCTACGGGTATTTTGCGGATCAGCTGGATGTGCGTCAGGCTTATTGGGTGCTGTTGCCTTGTTATTTGTATCTGGTGTATTATGCAATTTGGGGGCACAAGTTGAGGAGGTGGGGGTTTAGCTTTTAG
- a CDS encoding Gfo/Idh/MocA family oxidoreductase, whose translation MSSNSKDNQNENIPAVSGDENNRRDFIKKSLAGSAMLAFGGVLPGFTPKSYAKIIGANEKVRVGMMGVNSRGLALSSNYALQPNCEVVSISDVDSRAAEKAISTVNEIAKYKPANVPDFRKALENKDMDALVVAAPDHWHAPAAILASKAGKHVYLEKPCSHNPHEGELLIAAAKKYKNVIQMGNQRRSWPNVAGAIKAVHEGVIGRVYFAKGWYTNNRASIGIGKEVAVPSWLDYELWQGPAPRKAYKDNVVHYNWHWFWNWGTGEALNNGTHMLDLMRWGLQVDYPTRVTSSGGRYRYKDDWETPDTQVINLEFANNTAMTWEGRSCNGRTIEGASVGVVFYGDNGSLQIGEGNTYQIFDLKNKLVKEAKNDFVIDPLNKMNPSQGLDALHIQNFFDGIKKGTALNAEIVGGHQSTLLAQLGNIAIRSGDTLNIDPTNGHIKGNKAAEKFWKREYQKGWEPTV comes from the coding sequence ATGTCAAGCAATTCAAAAGATAATCAAAACGAGAACATTCCGGCGGTGTCGGGCGATGAAAATAACAGACGTGATTTCATTAAAAAATCACTTGCGGGAAGCGCGATGCTGGCATTTGGCGGCGTTTTACCCGGTTTTACTCCAAAAAGCTACGCGAAGATCATTGGCGCAAATGAGAAAGTGCGCGTAGGTATGATGGGCGTGAACAGCCGGGGACTTGCGTTATCTTCCAATTACGCATTGCAGCCCAATTGCGAAGTCGTTTCCATTTCGGATGTAGACTCCCGCGCTGCCGAAAAGGCGATCAGTACAGTTAATGAAATCGCCAAATACAAACCAGCGAATGTGCCTGATTTCAGAAAGGCGCTGGAAAATAAGGATATGGACGCGCTGGTGGTAGCGGCTCCGGATCACTGGCACGCACCTGCGGCAATATTGGCTTCCAAAGCAGGCAAGCACGTTTACCTCGAAAAACCATGCAGCCACAATCCGCATGAAGGCGAGCTGTTGATCGCGGCTGCGAAAAAATACAAGAATGTCATCCAAATGGGCAACCAGCGACGCTCCTGGCCGAATGTGGCTGGCGCGATCAAGGCGGTGCATGAGGGTGTAATCGGTCGGGTTTACTTTGCAAAAGGCTGGTATACCAACAACCGCGCGTCGATCGGTATTGGTAAAGAAGTAGCTGTCCCTTCATGGCTTGATTACGAATTATGGCAGGGGCCGGCGCCGCGTAAGGCTTATAAAGACAATGTGGTGCATTACAACTGGCATTGGTTTTGGAATTGGGGCACGGGCGAGGCACTCAACAACGGTACTCACATGCTGGATTTGATGCGGTGGGGTTTGCAGGTCGATTATCCGACCAGAGTAACTTCCTCGGGCGGGCGTTACCGTTACAAAGACGATTGGGAAACGCCGGATACACAAGTTATCAACCTCGAATTTGCCAACAATACCGCGATGACGTGGGAAGGCAGGAGCTGCAATGGCCGCACGATCGAAGGCGCCAGCGTCGGGGTTGTGTTTTATGGCGACAATGGTTCCCTGCAAATAGGCGAAGGCAATACTTACCAGATATTTGATTTGAAAAACAAGCTGGTAAAAGAAGCTAAAAACGACTTTGTGATCGACCCCCTCAATAAGATGAACCCATCACAGGGACTCGACGCGCTCCACATTCAGAACTTCTTCGATGGGATTAAAAAAGGCACCGCGCTGAACGCAGAAATCGTGGGCGGACACCAAAGTACATTACTCGCTCAGCTTGGGAATATTGCAATACGGTCGGGAGACACATTGAACATTGATCCCACAAACGGACATATTAAAGGGAATAAAGCAGCTGAGAAGTTCTGGAAGAGGGAATATCAAAAGGGCTGGGAACCTACGGTTTAA
- a CDS encoding helix-turn-helix domain-containing protein: MTPTTSNPKIHEGRNLKRFREMLGIKQDFLAFELGEEWNQQKISLLEQKEKIDSDILEQVSAILKIPAEAIRNFDEDQAINIISNTFHDQAYLGNPHSTFTVNSIAEIRRLHDEKMELYERMLKEKDEMMGRLERLIGGK; encoded by the coding sequence ATGACACCCACTACCTCCAACCCGAAGATCCATGAGGGCCGCAATTTGAAACGCTTCCGGGAAATGCTCGGAATCAAACAAGATTTCCTCGCCTTCGAGCTCGGCGAAGAATGGAACCAGCAAAAGATCTCGCTCCTCGAACAAAAAGAAAAGATCGATTCCGACATTTTGGAGCAGGTTTCGGCGATACTTAAAATACCAGCTGAGGCAATTCGGAATTTTGATGAGGATCAAGCCATTAACATTATCTCCAATACATTCCACGATCAGGCATATCTTGGAAATCCGCATTCAACTTTCACCGTCAATTCAATCGCCGAAATAAGAAGATTACACGATGAGAAAATGGAGCTTTATGAACGGATGTTGAAGGAGAAGGACGAGATGATGGGGAGGTTGGAGCGGTTGATTGGGGGGAAATAA
- a CDS encoding glucosamine-6-phosphate deaminase — MKVDNLEVKIFETRQEMGETAAKAVADKIRELQDIKEFVNIIFASAPSQNEFLTALRTETGIRWDKVNAFHMDEYVGIAADAPQNFGYFLKVRLFDHVNPRSVSYLDGNASDLNAECERYAALLEKYPIDIVCMGIGENGHLAFNDPHVAFFDDPLVVKQVELDEACRQQQVNDECFDTFDEVPETALTLTIPTLLKSTYAFAMVPGEKKAQAIYHTVESEIQEAYPATILRKHPNAILYIDKDSSGKLKEISSYSQA; from the coding sequence ATGAAAGTTGACAATCTGGAAGTTAAAATCTTTGAAACACGGCAGGAAATGGGTGAAACCGCGGCGAAAGCGGTGGCCGACAAGATCCGTGAATTGCAGGATATCAAAGAATTTGTAAATATCATCTTCGCTTCCGCGCCTTCGCAAAATGAATTTCTGACTGCATTGAGAACCGAAACCGGCATACGATGGGATAAGGTCAATGCATTTCACATGGACGAATATGTGGGCATCGCTGCCGACGCGCCGCAGAATTTCGGGTATTTCCTGAAAGTGCGTTTATTCGATCACGTGAACCCGCGTTCTGTTTCGTATCTCGACGGGAATGCTTCCGATCTGAATGCGGAGTGTGAACGTTATGCTGCGCTTTTGGAAAAATACCCGATCGATATCGTTTGCATGGGCATCGGCGAAAACGGGCATTTGGCATTCAACGACCCTCATGTGGCATTTTTTGACGATCCTCTGGTTGTAAAACAAGTGGAGCTCGACGAAGCCTGCCGCCAGCAGCAGGTGAATGATGAATGCTTCGATACATTCGACGAAGTGCCGGAAACTGCATTGACGCTTACGATTCCGACACTATTGAAATCGACTTACGCATTCGCAATGGTGCCCGGCGAGAAGAAGGCGCAGGCAATTTACCATACGGTAGAGTCGGAGATTCAAGAAGCTTATCCGGCGACGATTCTCCGTAAGCACCCGAACGCGATTTTGTATATTGATAAGGACAGTTCAGGGAAACTGAAAGAAATTTCGTCGTACAGTCAGGCGTAG
- a CDS encoding zeta toxin family protein, with protein MLEKNLYIIAGCNGAGKTAASFAILPEILDCKEFVNADEIAKGVSPFQPEKVELEAGRIMLGRVNELLNGNDSFAFETTLSTRSYKPKIEEAKKKGFIVTLIFYWLNDVELAKERVRMRVSEGGHNIEPDVIERRYVKGIKNLFDIYLPIVDLAFIIDNSFEDEELIAKRSRDYSLNVFQKDKFNQLRNFYERI; from the coding sequence ATGCTAGAAAAGAATCTATATATCATTGCGGGTTGTAACGGTGCTGGAAAAACAGCCGCCTCGTTTGCTATACTACCAGAGATTTTAGACTGCAAAGAATTCGTAAATGCGGATGAAATTGCCAAGGGAGTGTCTCCATTTCAACCAGAAAAAGTTGAACTAGAAGCCGGGCGAATTATGTTAGGCAGGGTTAATGAACTACTGAACGGAAATGACAGTTTTGCATTTGAGACGACATTATCTACACGAAGCTATAAGCCCAAAATTGAAGAGGCGAAGAAAAAAGGCTTTATAGTAACGTTGATTTTTTACTGGCTCAATGATGTTGAATTAGCGAAAGAGCGTGTCCGCATGAGAGTTTCAGAAGGTGGGCACAATATTGAGCCTGATGTGATTGAAAGGCGGTATGTAAAAGGAATCAAGAATTTATTTGATATCTACTTACCAATAGTTGATCTTGCTTTCATAATTGACAATTCCTTTGAAGACGAAGAATTAATCGCAAAAAGATCAAGAGATTATAGTTTAAATGTATTTCAAAAAGACAAATTTAATCAGCTTCGCAATTTTTATGAGCGTATTTGA
- a CDS encoding putative oxidoreductase C-terminal domain-containing protein, which translates to MKKELLTIALLSAMVFNQSCNSKKEEASDEATKKPLSLIVVEPGHFHAALVQKSMYDDVDSVAYVYATEGPDVKAYLDKVEKYNAAPENPTHWKEEVYTGADFMDKMLAEKKGNVVVLAGNNQKKTDYIKKSVDASLNVLADKPMAIDAAGFDKLKEAFASAEKNKVLLYDIMTERYEITNTLQRELASIPAIFGELQKGTPENPAVVKESVHHYFKYISGEPLVRPTWFFDVAQQGEGMVDVTTHLVDLVQWSAFPDVSLDYKKDIELLNAKRTATQLTPSQFKLVTKSETFPDFLKKDVKDTVLNVYSNGEMTYKLKGVHAKVSVLWNFQAPEGTGDTHYSIMKGSKANLIVRQGKDQKYKPVLFIENTDKSKAYEDGVAAAFKAVSDKYPGVELKKIAAGWEITIPAKYDTGHESHFAQVANAYMGFLKAGKLPEWEVPNMIAKYWLTTEALKKAKK; encoded by the coding sequence ATGAAAAAAGAACTCTTGACAATCGCTTTATTGAGCGCAATGGTATTTAATCAGAGCTGTAATTCGAAGAAAGAGGAAGCAAGTGACGAGGCGACGAAAAAACCGCTGAGTCTGATCGTAGTCGAGCCGGGTCATTTCCACGCGGCTTTGGTACAGAAATCAATGTATGACGATGTCGATTCGGTGGCTTATGTCTATGCAACCGAAGGTCCGGACGTGAAAGCTTATCTTGACAAAGTGGAGAAATACAACGCTGCTCCCGAAAATCCGACGCATTGGAAAGAAGAAGTATACACCGGCGCAGATTTCATGGACAAAATGCTGGCCGAGAAAAAGGGAAATGTGGTGGTTCTGGCTGGTAATAATCAGAAAAAGACCGATTACATTAAAAAATCCGTCGACGCAAGCCTTAACGTATTGGCCGACAAACCAATGGCGATTGATGCGGCAGGTTTTGATAAGTTGAAAGAAGCATTCGCCAGTGCGGAGAAGAACAAAGTGTTGCTGTACGATATCATGACCGAGCGTTATGAGATCACCAATACTTTGCAGCGCGAGTTGGCTTCCATTCCGGCGATTTTCGGAGAGCTGCAAAAAGGTACTCCTGAAAATCCGGCGGTGGTGAAGGAAAGTGTGCACCATTATTTCAAATACATTTCCGGCGAGCCACTCGTGCGCCCGACCTGGTTTTTTGATGTGGCCCAGCAAGGCGAAGGAATGGTGGACGTTACTACGCACTTGGTCGACCTGGTTCAATGGAGTGCGTTTCCTGATGTGTCTCTGGATTACAAAAAAGACATTGAGCTGCTGAATGCAAAACGCACTGCTACGCAACTGACACCCTCGCAATTCAAGCTCGTCACCAAAAGCGAAACTTTTCCTGATTTCCTGAAAAAGGATGTGAAGGATACTGTTTTGAATGTGTATTCAAATGGCGAGATGACTTACAAGCTGAAAGGTGTGCACGCGAAAGTATCCGTTCTGTGGAACTTCCAGGCCCCGGAAGGTACCGGCGACACGCATTACTCGATTATGAAAGGCTCGAAAGCAAACCTGATCGTGCGCCAGGGTAAAGACCAGAAATACAAGCCTGTTTTGTTTATTGAAAATACCGATAAGTCGAAAGCTTACGAAGATGGCGTTGCGGCGGCGTTCAAGGCTGTTTCAGATAAATATCCGGGTGTGGAATTGAAGAAGATTGCGGCGGGTTGGGAGATTACGATTCCTGCGAAATACGATACTGGTCACGAATCGCACTTCGCGCAGGTAGCGAATGCTTATATGGGATTTCTCAAAGCGGGCAAATTGCCTGAGTGGGAGGTTCCGAATATGATTGCGAAATATTGGTTGACGACAGAGGCGCTGAAGAAGGCGAAGAAATAG
- the nagA gene encoding N-acetylglucosamine-6-phosphate deacetylase, whose amino-acid sequence MRTVITNCTLITPYRYIKNGTLVIEDGKIAGIHQGDVDVPGAEIIDAGGHYVAPGFIDLHIHGGGGHDFMDGSVAAFLGIAETHAQYGTTAMVPTTLTSEKEDLLETLDLYEKANAINTKGAQFLGMHLEGPYFALSQRGAQDPRYIRNPDPAEYEEVLAYSSSITRWSAAPELPGAIDFGRRLKQKGILAAVAHTDAIYEDVLDAYENGYTLATHLYSAMSGVTRRNAFRYAGTIESAFLLDMDVEIIADGVHLPAPLLKLIYKIKGADRTALITDAMRGAGMPEGESTLGSLKNGLKVIIEDGVAKLPDRTSFAGSVSTFDRLVRTMVQIADVSLLDAVRMGSTTPARIMGVDHRKGTLAAGKDADIVIFDQNINIQRTIVAGKTIYQKPY is encoded by the coding sequence ATGCGCACTGTCATTACTAACTGCACACTAATCACCCCTTACCGCTATATCAAAAATGGTACGCTGGTAATTGAGGATGGAAAAATTGCTGGAATTCATCAGGGAGATGTTGATGTGCCGGGTGCTGAAATCATTGATGCGGGCGGACATTATGTGGCTCCTGGTTTTATTGACTTACACATTCATGGCGGAGGAGGACATGATTTTATGGACGGGAGCGTAGCGGCGTTTCTGGGCATTGCTGAAACGCATGCGCAATATGGTACAACCGCCATGGTACCGACCACTTTGACGAGTGAGAAAGAGGATTTATTGGAAACACTGGATTTGTATGAAAAAGCAAATGCAATCAATACCAAAGGCGCGCAATTCCTCGGAATGCATTTGGAGGGACCTTATTTTGCATTGAGCCAGCGGGGCGCGCAGGATCCCCGGTACATTCGAAATCCTGATCCCGCGGAATATGAAGAAGTACTCGCCTATTCATCGTCAATCACGCGGTGGAGCGCGGCACCGGAGTTGCCGGGGGCTATTGATTTTGGTAGAAGATTAAAACAAAAAGGCATTCTGGCGGCAGTGGCGCATACGGATGCGATTTATGAAGATGTGCTGGATGCTTATGAAAATGGCTACACGCTGGCGACGCACCTCTATTCAGCAATGTCTGGCGTGACGAGGCGAAATGCATTTCGTTATGCGGGAACCATTGAAAGCGCTTTTTTGCTGGATATGGATGTGGAGATCATCGCCGACGGCGTGCATTTGCCCGCGCCGCTTTTGAAGTTGATATATAAAATAAAAGGAGCCGACCGTACCGCATTGATCACCGACGCCATGCGTGGCGCCGGAATGCCGGAAGGAGAAAGCACACTCGGCTCACTGAAAAACGGCTTGAAAGTGATCATTGAAGACGGCGTAGCCAAGCTGCCCGACCGTACCTCTTTTGCCGGAAGCGTTTCCACGTTTGATCGCCTGGTTCGCACGATGGTACAAATCGCGGACGTTTCGCTGCTTGATGCAGTAAGAATGGGTTCGACTACCCCGGCGCGAATTATGGGCGTAGATCATAGAAAAGGCACGCTCGCTGCTGGCAAGGATGCCGACATTGTGATTTTTGACCAAAATATAAATATCCAGCGTACGATCGTCGCCGGAAAAACCATTTACCAAAAACCTTACTGA